The Trichomycterus rosablanca isolate fTriRos1 chromosome 15, fTriRos1.hap1, whole genome shotgun sequence genome contains a region encoding:
- the urp2 gene encoding urotensin II-related peptide: protein MQNVYSLRFVAALLPTLLVLAPALDAAPAPRPGRLDVQRGSIRGDQKLPDSWTSGPGDHDLPSTLPLSELPDDTISSPVHLDKILVAALKTASETNPDGLRKSASGYSDEATDGAASNPREKFMKMVQALGELHKTLNSRITIISKGNNIRSSGKRSKMTADGNIKSTTMLSVVSGGTSVRVSTDQVDPKHLTGKAFKKSLPSTPKKTNKRVCFWKYCSQN from the exons ATGCAGAACGTGTATTCACTCAGATTTGTGGCGGCGCTGTTGCCCACGCTGTTGGTTTTAGCTCCGGCTCTGGATGCCGCACCAGCGCCGCGTCCGGGGCGACTAGATGTTCAACGAGGCTCAATAAGAG GTGACCAGAAACTTCCCGACTCTTGGACGAGTGGTCCAGGCGACCACGATCTACCCTCCACCCTCCCTCTTTCCGAACTCCCAGACGACACCATAAGCAGCCCAGTACATCTGGATAAGATACTGGTGGCTGCATTGAAGACGGCGTCAGAGACAAATCCCGACGGACTCCGCAAAAGTGCGAGCGGCTATTCCGACGAGGCGACGGACGGCGCTGCTTCGAACCCCAGAGAGAAGTTTATGAAGATGGTGCAAGCTCTCGGGGAACTTCATAAGACTCTGAACAGCCGCATCACGATTATTAGCAAAG GTAATAACATTCGAAGTTCGGGGAAAAGAAGTAAAATG ACTGCTGATGGAAATATCAAATCGACCACGATGTTGTCTGTGGTCAGCGGTGGAACCTCGGTGAGGGTGAGCACTGACCAGGTCGATCCGAAACACCTGACCGGGAAAGCGTTCAAAAAATCCTTGCCCTCGACTCCGAAGAAAACCAACAAGAGAG TTTGCTTCTGGAAGTACTGCTCCCAGAACTGA